TGTTCCGCTATGACCAGTGACATAGGGGGAGTTCCTTTCAATCTGTCTAATGGTGATGGTGGAGCTGTATAACAGACTACCGTGAATATGCTGTGACGCAATTATGAAGAATTGTGAAGATGAAATGCACAAAACAGCCGCTCCCTGATTCCGGGAACGGCTGTTTGAACTGCATTACTACGCTCGATGTTTATTCGTAGTAGTTTGGTGGGGCCATATCGCCGGCGCCGGCACCGCCCTTACGCGGGTTCTTCGGGAAGGTGTGGGAGCGGACGAACAGGTTGCCGGCGGTCTGACCGGTGTTGGGCATGTATTTCTCAACGGTTACTGATTTGTCATGGCACTTGATGCAGGCATCCTTCTGTACCTTTTTGATCTTTCCTTTACCGGCATGGGGGGAGTGACAGGTGATGCAGGAAACCGTGCCGCTCTGGTAGTGCTTGGACTGCAGGAAGCCTTGATACTGCTGGTGGTGCTTGGCTTCTTCATAGATACCATTGGCCTTGGCATGGTCGTCAAGTTTGAACAGTCCCTTCAGGTCGCCGGCATACTCTTTGTTGGCGGGCTGATCGGCATGCACACCGGGAATGATGGCCTGTTGGGGATACCAGGTGGTCCAGTCGTCGCCGGCCTTGTAGCTGTCTCCAACCTTGGGTGCCGGCAGGTCTTCACGGGGCTTGCCCTGGGCGGTCATGAACTTCTCGTTTTCGACGCGAATGTGACAGTAGCCGCAGACCTTGGACTGGGCCTTGATGTCGGCATTTGCCGGGTTGAAGATGGTCTTCTTCCTGTCCTTACCCTTGGCGGCGATATGCTTGGCGCCAGGACCGTGGCAGGCCTCGCAACCGACGTTCATCTCGCTGTAGCTATCCTTGACCGTCCGGCCATGCTTGCCGAATTTTTCGTCATACTCCATAATCCGGTAGCCGGTGGTGTGGCAGGTGCCGCAGTTGGTGTTCCAGTCATTGGCGTTGCCATAGTTTTCCCACTTGCCGGTGTAGCGGTTGAACTGCTTGTTCAGGAACTGCAGTCCGCCGGTCTGCTCGTTTTTAACCAGATAGCGCTGTTTCCAGCGTGAACCGACGACATACTGGACATCATCAAGGCTGAACTTGCTCTTGGTTACGTTACTGGTGGTGGGGCCTTCATTGGTGCCGTCAGTTGCCCAGCGTTCCACGGCTTCCTTCAGAATTGCCTCTTTTTTGGGACGTACCATCTTGCTGTGGTAGGTCTCTTTCCAGCTCTTGTACTCGACAGCATGGCATTTCTTACACGTATCGGAGCCGACAAACTCCTTTTTGGGGTCAGCGGCAAACGCCTGTGCCGCCAGCAGGGTTACGCAGCCTGCCAACATCAGTGTCATCATCTTCTTCATAGTGTCCTCCTTCACCTGATCAAGGTTCCCCGGAACGCTGAAAAATCGTTAACTACTGTGTAACAAGTTGCTTCGAAAAGGACAACTGACGCTTTTCTGACAAGTTTGTCAGAAAAGCAGACGGTGAAAAAGATCCTCAAGAAAGGGGATTATGCTGTCGCAACTGGTCAGCAGGAGTGAAATAACTGCGGTAACCCTGCAGCAGGATCAGGAAGGCGGTGATGGCCACGCTGGCGGTAATAGCGCACATGATGGCGATCTGGTAGCGCACGGCCAGCATCGGTTCGGTGCCGGACAGGATCTGGCCGGTCATCATGCCGGGCAGGGCCACAATGCCGGTGGCAGCCATGGTGTTCATGGTGGGGATCAGGGCGGCCCGGTAGGCGGTACGCAGGGCCGGTTCCGCTGCCTGTCGGGCGGTGGCACCAAGGCAGAGCGCCGTCTCCAGCTCGTCATGGCGTTCCCGCATCTCGGCAGTCAACCGTTCTGCTGCCAGACTGGCGCCATTCATGGAGTTGCCGATGATCATACCGGCCAGGGGGATCAGGTAGCGCGGGTCATACCAGGGAGAATAGCCCACCACCAGCAGACAGAAGTAAAAGGTGACTCCGCCGCAACCGATGATGATGGAGCTGCCCATGATCCGGTAAAAATGGGGCATATGCTGCCTGATACGGGAACCGATCACCTGCAGCGAGAAGCCGGTCATGGTCAGCAGGATCAGGATCACCAGCAGCGGCGAACGGACCGTAAAGACAAGCTGTAACAGGTAGCCGACAGCCAGCAGCTGCACCACCATCCGCAGCGAGGCCCAGAGCATCTGTTGCTCCTGACCGATCTGCCTGAAGCGGGCCAGGCTGACCGAGAGCAGAATCAGGGCGTAGGCATAGACCAGTTGCAGCAGATCAAGATGTATCAGGGAGTTCTTTGTCATAGGTTACTGCTCCTCTGCCGGTTCAGCGAGGAATCCTTGCAGTGCTTTACTCTGCGGGGAGTGAAACAATTCTGCCGTTCTGCCCGCCTCCACAATCCGTCCGGCCTCAAGATAGATGGTCTGGTCGCTGATCCTCCGCGCCAGGCGCAGATCGTGGGTGACCATGATTACGGCCAGCCTCTCGGAACGGCAGATTTCCAGCAGGGTCTGGCCCAGGCTGTCGGTGGTGGGGCGGTCAAGGGCGCTGGTCGGTTCATCCAGCAGCAGCACCTCCGGCCGGTTGATCAGGGCCCGGGCCAGGTTGACCCGCTGTTGTTCGCCACCGGAAAGGGTACGGGCATCCCGTTGCAGGTAGTCGGGTGAAAGGCGGGCCAGGCTGAGGCACTGCAGCAGGTGCGGGTCATCAGCCCCGGGCAGCGCCGTTTTGCGATACCGGAACGGCTGCTGCAGGTTGTCGAGTACGCTGCCCTGAAACATATGGGCCTTTTGCAGCATCATGCCGACCCGTTGTCGCAACAGGGGTGGGGGGATCTCGTTGATATCCGTCCCGGCCAGCAGGATACGGCCCTGCTGCGGTTCTTCCAGCCGGTTGATCAGGCGGATCAAAGAGCTTTTGCCGCCCCCCGATGGTCCGATCAGCGCAGTCAGTGCAGCTGCCTGACATGAGCAGGTAATGCCGGTCAGAAACGGCGTGATCTGGCCCTGCGGTCCCTTTCTGGCCGTTGCAATCTGTTCAAGCTGCAGTAATGGTACGGATGCGGGTTCTGGAGGGAGAGCGCTCATGGTGGTGTTATACCATGATGATCAGCAGCGGAATCAACTGTCTTGTTTTGCTGAGGGGAAAATAACCCGGAACAGGGCGCCGCCGCCAGGATTATCAAGGATGGTGACCAGGCCGCCATGGGCTTCGACAGCGGCCTTGGTGATGGAGAGCCCCAGGCCGGTGCCCCCCATTTCACGGGATCTGCCGTTATCGAGGCGGTAAAAGCGGCCAAAGATCCGTTCCTTTTCGGCGTCAGGAATACCTGGGCCGTTATCGGCCACGTCCACCACGGTGTTGTCATGGCTGTCACGGTACAGGGCAACCTGAATGGTGGTCTGCTCCGGAGAGTACTTGATGGCGTTATCCACCAGATTCAGGAAGGCGCGTCTGAGCATGCAACGGTCGGCAGGGATCGTGAAGTCCGTACGCCGTTCAAACAGGATCTGCTGCTGCTTCTCCTCAGCCAGTACCGAGAGGAATTCAACCACATCTGCCAGCAGTTCGCCGATTTCTGCCGGTTCTTTTTGTAGGGTAGAACCGTCGGCGCGGCTTAACAGCAGCAGCGATTCAATGGTCTGCACCAGCCGGTCGGTCTCTTCCAGCATGCTGCCGATGGTCTCGCGGCATGCCGGGTCGCCAGACTGTTGCTGCAGGGCGGTCTCGCCAATACTGCGTATGGCGGTCAGTGGCGTGCGTAGCTCATGTGAGGCATCACTGGTAAAGCGTCGCATTTGCTCAAATGAACCTTCCAGTCGGCTGAAGGTCTGATTGAAAATCGTTGCCAATTGACTGAATTCATTGCTGTCGGTGCTGACCGGAAGGCGTGCCGAGAGGTTTTCAGCGCTGATTTCCTGTGCCTTTGAGGTGATCGCTGTCACCGGTGCCAGTACCCGTCCTGCAATCAGATAACCGACCGCCAGGGAGAGGATAATTGAGACCGGCATGATCAACAGGATAATCAGTGCCAGGGTGTTCAGGGTGCGGCGGTAGCTGCTCTTTTCATGGGCTACCACGATCTGGTAGAGATGCTCACCCCGGGTGACCAGCTGGCTTTGAATCCGGTACAACTGTTTTTCCTGATTGCTGATTGTAAGCGGTGTTGGGGCCGGGTTACCGTCACTCAATACGGCGTCAAGCCCTGCCTTCTGCCACTCCAGTGATATTGCCAGAGGCCGATTGCCATCCCGCACCCTGAAGAGATGTACCGGTCCCATCACGGCAAGTTTCTGGAGTCCGTTCGGGTCCTGATGTAGATAGCCGGTCAGGGTCAGCAGATCTTTACGCAGGTGGTTGTTGATCTGCCCGATCAGCATCTGCTGGACGAAAAAGTAGATGCCGCTTGAGAACAGCAGCACCGTTGCAATCAGGGCAGCGCCATACAAGAAGGTAAAGCGGAGGCGAATGT
Above is a window of Trichlorobacter lovleyi SZ DNA encoding:
- a CDS encoding multiheme c-type cytochrome: MKKMMTLMLAGCVTLLAAQAFAADPKKEFVGSDTCKKCHAVEYKSWKETYHSKMVRPKKEAILKEAVERWATDGTNEGPTTSNVTKSKFSLDDVQYVVGSRWKQRYLVKNEQTGGLQFLNKQFNRYTGKWENYGNANDWNTNCGTCHTTGYRIMEYDEKFGKHGRTVKDSYSEMNVGCEACHGPGAKHIAAKGKDRKKTIFNPANADIKAQSKVCGYCHIRVENEKFMTAQGKPREDLPAPKVGDSYKAGDDWTTWYPQQAIIPGVHADQPANKEYAGDLKGLFKLDDHAKANGIYEEAKHHQQYQGFLQSKHYQSGTVSCITCHSPHAGKGKIKKVQKDACIKCHDKSVTVEKYMPNTGQTAGNLFVRSHTFPKNPRKGGAGAGDMAPPNYYE
- a CDS encoding ABC transporter permease — encoded protein: MTKNSLIHLDLLQLVYAYALILLSVSLARFRQIGQEQQMLWASLRMVVQLLAVGYLLQLVFTVRSPLLVILILLTMTGFSLQVIGSRIRQHMPHFYRIMGSSIIIGCGGVTFYFCLLVVGYSPWYDPRYLIPLAGMIIGNSMNGASLAAERLTAEMRERHDELETALCLGATARQAAEPALRTAYRAALIPTMNTMAATGIVALPGMMTGQILSGTEPMLAVRYQIAIMCAITASVAITAFLILLQGYRSYFTPADQLRQHNPLS
- a CDS encoding sensor histidine kinase: MPRLSNIRLRFTFLYGAALIATVLLFSSGIYFFVQQMLIGQINNHLRKDLLTLTGYLHQDPNGLQKLAVMGPVHLFRVRDGNRPLAISLEWQKAGLDAVLSDGNPAPTPLTISNQEKQLYRIQSQLVTRGEHLYQIVVAHEKSSYRRTLNTLALIILLIMPVSIILSLAVGYLIAGRVLAPVTAITSKAQEISAENLSARLPVSTDSNEFSQLATIFNQTFSRLEGSFEQMRRFTSDASHELRTPLTAIRSIGETALQQQSGDPACRETIGSMLEETDRLVQTIESLLLLSRADGSTLQKEPAEIGELLADVVEFLSVLAEEKQQQILFERRTDFTIPADRCMLRRAFLNLVDNAIKYSPEQTTIQVALYRDSHDNTVVDVADNGPGIPDAEKERIFGRFYRLDNGRSREMGGTGLGLSITKAAVEAHGGLVTILDNPGGGALFRVIFPSAKQDS
- a CDS encoding ABC transporter ATP-binding protein yields the protein MSALPPEPASVPLLQLEQIATARKGPQGQITPFLTGITCSCQAAALTALIGPSGGGKSSLIRLINRLEEPQQGRILLAGTDINEIPPPLLRQRVGMMLQKAHMFQGSVLDNLQQPFRYRKTALPGADDPHLLQCLSLARLSPDYLQRDARTLSGGEQQRVNLARALINRPEVLLLDEPTSALDRPTTDSLGQTLLEICRSERLAVIMVTHDLRLARRISDQTIYLEAGRIVEAGRTAELFHSPQSKALQGFLAEPAEEQ